In Salvelinus sp. IW2-2015 linkage group LG23, ASM291031v2, whole genome shotgun sequence, a genomic segment contains:
- the LOC111950720 gene encoding ras-related protein Rab-24 isoform X1: MTMRVDAKVVMLGKESVGKTSLVERYVHHRFLVGPYQNTIGAAFVAKPIQVGNKVVTLGIWDTAGSERYEAMSRIYYRGARAAIVCYDLTDTSSFQRARFWVKELQNCDEHCKIYLCGTKIDLIESDRGLRKVDYHDVQDFADEIGAKHFETSSKTGNNVDELFQKVAEDYNSISFQFLTEETGIDLGQKKDSFFYSCCHS; the protein is encoded by the exons ATGACCATGCGTGTGGATGCCAAAGTTGTTATGCTTGGGAAAGAGAGTGTGGGCAAGACCAGCCTTGTGGAGAGATATGTTCACCACCGCTTTCTTGTCGGCCCCTACCAGAAC ACTATTGGGGCTGCATTCGTTGCCAAACCAATCCAGGTGGGAAACAAGGTGGTTACACTGGGAATATGG GACACGGCAGGATCAGAGCGCTACGAGGCTATGAGTAGAATCTACTACAGAGGAGCCAGGGCTGCCATTGTCTGCTATG ATTTGACGGACACAAGCAGTTTCCAGCGAGCTAGATTCTGGGTGAAGGAACTGCAAAACTGTGACGAG CACTGCAAGATATACCTGTGTGGCACAAAGATTGACCTGATTGAGAGTGACCGGGGCCTGCGGAAAGTAGACTACCATGACGTTCAGGACTTTGCTGATG AGATTGGAGCTAAACATTTTGAAACATCCAGTAAAACAGGAAACAATGTGG ATGAGCTGTTCCAAAAGGTTGCAGAGGACTACAACAGCATCTCCTTTCAATTCTTGACCG AAGAGACCGGTATTGACTTGGGTCAGAAGAAGGACTCTTTTTTCTATTCCTGCTGCCACAGTTGA
- the LOC111950720 gene encoding ras-related protein Rab-24 isoform X2 — protein MTMRVDAKVVMLGKESVGKTSLVERYVHHRFLVGPYQNTIGAAFVAKPIQVGNKVVTLGIWDTAGSERYEAMSRIYYRGARAAIVCYDLTDTSSFQRARFWVKELQNCDEHCKIYLCGTKIDLIESDRGLRKVDYHDVQDFADEIGAKHFETSSKTGNNMSCSKRLQRTTTASPFNS, from the exons ATGACCATGCGTGTGGATGCCAAAGTTGTTATGCTTGGGAAAGAGAGTGTGGGCAAGACCAGCCTTGTGGAGAGATATGTTCACCACCGCTTTCTTGTCGGCCCCTACCAGAAC ACTATTGGGGCTGCATTCGTTGCCAAACCAATCCAGGTGGGAAACAAGGTGGTTACACTGGGAATATGG GACACGGCAGGATCAGAGCGCTACGAGGCTATGAGTAGAATCTACTACAGAGGAGCCAGGGCTGCCATTGTCTGCTATG ATTTGACGGACACAAGCAGTTTCCAGCGAGCTAGATTCTGGGTGAAGGAACTGCAAAACTGTGACGAG CACTGCAAGATATACCTGTGTGGCACAAAGATTGACCTGATTGAGAGTGACCGGGGCCTGCGGAAAGTAGACTACCATGACGTTCAGGACTTTGCTGATG AGATTGGAGCTAAACATTTTGAAACATCCAGTAAAACAGGAAACAAT ATGAGCTGTTCCAAAAGGTTGCAGAGGACTACAACAGCATCTCCTTTCAATTCTTGA